Genomic DNA from Paracoccus aminophilus JCM 7686:
GCTTTGGAGGCCGAGGGCATTCCGATCCTTGGCACCACGCCCGACGCGATTGACCTCGCCGAGGACCGCGAGCGTTTCCAGAAGCTGCTCAATGATCTCGAGCTGAAGCAGCCGGTAAACGGGATTGCCCATTCCGACGCAGAGGCCATTGAAATCGCAGGTCGTGTCGGCTTCCCGCTGGTCATCCGCCCCTCCTATGTTCTGGGTGGTCGCGCGATGGAGATCGTGCGCGATATGGACCAGCTCCACCGCTATATCCGCGAGGCCGTGAAGGTGTCGGGGGATAGCCCGGTGCTGCTCGACAGCTATCTCTCGGGCGCGATCGAGGTTGATGTCGATGCGCTCTCGGATGGCAAGACCGTCCATGTCGCGGGCATTATGGAGCATATCGAGGAAGCGGGCGTCCATTCGGGCGACTCAGCCTGTTCGCTGCCGCCGCATACGCTGTCGCCCGCGATCATCGAGGAGCTGAAGCGTCAGACCGTTGAAATGGCCAAGGCGCTCAATGTCGTCGGCCTGATGAACGTGCAATTCGCGATCAAGGGCGAGACGATCTATGTCCTCGAAGTGAACCCGCGCGCCTCGCGCACCGTGCCGTTTGTGGCCAAGGCGACCGACAGCGCGATTGCCTCGATCGCGGCGCGTCTGATGGCGGGCGAGCCGATGTCGGCCTTCCCGGCGCGCGCACCCTATCCGGCAGGCGTGGGCCCGGATGATCCGCTGCCCTTCGCCGATCCGATGACCTTGGCCGATCCTAATACGCCTTGGTATTCGGTCAAGGAAGCGGTGCTGCCCTTCGCCCGCTTCCCCGGCGTCGATACGCTGCTTGGGCCGGAAATGCGCTCGACCGGCGAAGTCATGGGCTGGGACCGTACCTTTGCCCGCGCTTTCCTGAAGGCGCAGATGGGCGCAGGCGTCAACCTGCCGGACGAGGGCCGCGTCTTCATCTCGGTCAAGGATGCCGACAAGACCGCCGAGCTGGCCGAGGCCGCCCGCGATCTGACCGCGATGGGCTTCACGCTTGTCTCGACCAGCGGCACCGGCGCGTTCCTGAAAGCACAGGGCGTTGAAACCGAGCAGGTCAACAAGGTCTATGAGGGCCGCCCGAACATCGTCGATCGCCTGAAGAACGGCGATATCACGATGGTGCTGAACACGACCGAAGGCACGCAGGCGATTGCCGACAGCCGCGAGATCCGCGCCGTCGCGCTTTATGCCAAGATGCCCTATTTCACCACGGCTGCGGGCAGCATTGCCGCGGTCGCTGCGATCAAATCGCGCGGTGAGGGCGAAGTCGGCGTGCGTCCGCTGCAAGCCTGAGAGCTGTGAAATCGAGACGCTGTAAATCAGGACCCTGCCCAGATGGGCGGGGTCTTTTTCTTTCGGGATGTGGTGCGCGGATTTAGCCGCGCAGGGCTTGCCCGCCAGTCTCGGAGCGGGCGCCGAACCGGGCATAGCTGTCGCGACTAAAGCCGAGCGTGACCACGGCCATGACCACGACCCCCACCATCATCAGATACCAGGCCTGCGTGAGCGAGGCGAAATGGTCCTTGATCGCCCCGGCGACGAAGGGCAGGGCGCTGGCGAGAATATAGCCCCAGCCTTGCACGAATCCGGCGAGGTCTCCGGCGATCTCGGGGTTCGAGGCATGATCCATGGTCACGATCAGCCCGAGCGGGAAGACCGAGCCGATGCCGATGCCCAGAAGGATCATCGCGGGAATTGCCATGCTGACCGGAGCCCAGACCAGCAGGATCAGCCCCAGCATCAGCGCCGCCAGCACCGCAAACAGCGGCCCGCGCCGGTCGGGGAAGCGGTCGATGAAGGCGGCAATGGCAAGGCCCGCGAAGACCTCGGTGATCGTGAGGCCCGCAAGCATATAGCCGCTGGTTTCGCGCCCGAGGCCAAGGTCTTGATAATACGGCGGAAGCCAGGCCAGAACCAGCGTATAGGACCCAGTGCCAAGGCCGAAGAAGACGACAAGCTGCCACGCGCGCGGAAGGCGCGACAGCGCGAGGCGGGGGGCAGGCGCGCGGCCCGGATCTCGCGCAGGATCCGCCGGGGCAATCAGCCACCACACGATCAGACCGGCCAAGGCGGGCAGGGCCCAAAGCGCAAGCGAGGCCTGCCAGCCGATCAGCCGCGCCAGATCGGCCGAACTGGCCGCGCCAAGCGCCGAGCCGGTCATGATCCCGGTCGTGTAAAGCGCCATGACCGTGCCGGTCGCCATGCCGAAATGGCGCTTGATCAGCCCGGGCAGCAGCGCCTGCGTCAAGGCAATGCCAAGCCCGCCCAAAGCCGCGCTGAAGAGCATCCCAAAGGCCGAGTTGAAGGGCAGGCGCATCGCGCAGGCGATGGTCAGGCAGAGCGCGCCAAAGGCGATGCCGCGCTTTTCCCCGATCACCCGCCGCACCGTGCCGCCCGCCAGCGCGACAAGGCCCATGACCAGAATCGGCAGCGTCGTCAGCAGCCCGGCCTGCGCCGAGCTCAGCCCGGTCCGCAACTCGATCAGGTCGATCACCGGCCCAAGCACCGCCATGACCGGACGCAGCGAGAGCGACAAAAGCAGGATGGCGGCCAGCAGGGCGCGATGTTTGCGGATCATGGGGGACCTTTCCGGCCTTTGGCCTCAGCCCGGCGAGACTAGTCGCTTCGCGCCGGAAAGGCCCGTGCGATTTTGGGGTGGGTTTCCCAGAAAAGCTGAAACCAGTTGCAAGCTTTGCTTGAAAGCCGCCGCGCTCTTTTCCGGCAGGCGACCGCATGGCACAGAGGGGAAAGCGCAGGGGGCGGATCGCAGGGGAGCAGCCATGACACAGACCGCAAGCACCGATTTCCTCATCATCGGCGGCGGCATTGCCGGGGTCTCGGCTGCCGCAGAGCTGGCGCCTCTGGGCAGCACCCGGCTGATCGAGGCCGAGGCGCATCTGGCCTATCACGCCTCGGGCCGCTCTGCCGCGCTTTATGAGCCATTTTACGGCCCGCCGCCGATGGTCACGCTGAGCCTTGCCTCACGCGAGGGGCTCGATGCGGCGGGGGTGCTCTCGCCGCGCGGGGTCATGCTGGTCGTCGGCCATGACGATGCTGGGCTTCTCGACGAAGAGGCGGCGCTGATGCGAATGACCGAGATCGACCGCGAGGCGGCGCTTGCCGCCTGTCCGGGGCTCGATCCGGCCAAACTTGCCCGCGCGGCTCTGGGCGGCGATGCGCAGGATATCGACACCGACAAGCTCATCCAAAGCTATCTGCGCCGCGCCAAGGCGCAAGGCGCGCAGGTCGAGCTTTCCGCCCCCGCCACTGCGATCACCCGGCGCGCGGGGCTGTGGCGGGTGGCGACGCCCAGGGGTGAATTCTCGGCTGCGGTTTTGGTGAATGCGGCGGGCGCTTGGGCTGATCCGGTCGCGCAAATGGCCGGGGTCGCGCCCAAAAGCATCGTGCCGCACCGCCGCTCGATGGCACGGATCGCCGCGCCCGCCGGGGTCGATGTCTCGGGCTGGCCGATGCTGCTGGGCGCGCGCGACAGCTTCTACGCCAAGCCCGATGCGGGCGCGCTGATCGTCTCACCGGGCGATGCCGAGTCGACCACGCCCCATGACGCTTGGGCCGATGATCTGGTGCTGGCCGAGGGGCTCGCGCGCTACGAGGCGCTGATGCGTTACCCGGTCGAGCGGATGCTGGCCAATTGGGCGGGGCTGCGCAGCTTTGCGCCTGATGGCGCGCCGGTCTATGGCCGCGACCCGGATGAGCCCGATTTCATCTGGTTCGCCGGGCAGGGCGGATATGGGTTCCAGTCCTCGGTCGCAGCGGCGCGGCTGATCGCCGATCTGGTCGCCGAACGCCCGACCGATCCCGAGTTGACCCGAGCAATCGACCCCGCCCGCTTTGCCTGAGGCCAGTTTGCCGTTGCCCCCTGCGAAGGGCGGGGGTATCGCGGGACGGACGGATCAACAGGCAGGTTAACGGACAGGCGCGCCCCATGAGTTTCAACACCTTTGGCCATCTTTTCCGCTTCACGACCTGGGGCGAAAGCCACGGGCCGGCGCTGGGGGCGACGGTGGACGGCTGCCCGCCCGGGATCGCTTTGGACGAGGCTTTCATCCAGCAATTTCTGGACCGGCGCAAACCCGGCACCTCGAAACACACGACCCAGCGCAAGGAAGCCGACGAGGTCCGCATCCTCTCGGGCGTGTTCGAGGGCAAGACCACCGGCACGCCGATCCAGCTGATGATCGAGAACACCGACCAGCGCTCGAAGGATTACGGCGAGATCGCGCAGGCCTTCCGCCCCGGTCACGCCGATATCGCCTATCATCTGAAATACGGCATCCGCGATTATCGCGGCGGCGGGCGCTCCAGCGCGCGCGAAACTGCGGCGCGGGTCGCGGCGGGTGGCGTGGCGCAGGCGGTTTTGCGCGATCTCGTGCCGGGGCTGCGCATCACCGGCTATATGACCCAGATGGGCGCGCTGCATCTGGACCGCGACAAGTTCGATGCCTCCGAGATCCTGAACAATCCCTTCTTCCTGCCCGATGCCTCGGCGGTTCCGGCTTGGGAGGATTACCTCACCGGCATCCGCAAGGCGCAGGATTCGGTCGGCGCCGCCATCGAGGTGCTGATCGAGGGCTGCCCGGCGGGCCTTGGTGCGCCGATCTATGCCAAGCTCGACACCGCGCTGGCGGCGGCGATGATGTCGATCAATGCGGTCAAGGGCGTCGAGATCGGCGAGGGCATGGGCGCTGCGGCGCTGACCGGGACCGAGAATGCCGATGAGATCATCATGGGCAATGACGGGCCGGTCTTCCTTTCGAACCATGCGGGCGGGATTCTGGGCGGGATTTCGACCGGGCAGGACATCGTCGTGCGCTTCTCGGTTAAGCCGACGAGCTCGATCCTGACGCCGCGCCGCACGATCAACCAAAAGGGCGAAGAGATCGAGCTGATCACCAAGGGCCGCCACGACCCCTGCGTGGGCATCCGCGCCGTGCCGATCGCCGAGGCGATGGCCGCTTGCGTCATTCTGGATCACCTGCTTCTGGACCGCGCCCAGACCGGCGGGCAGCGCGGACATATCGGCGGGTAAATCCACGCTTGATCCGGACGGAAAAGGCGAGGGCTGCGCAGGGCGCGGCCCTTCTTTTTGTGTCCGAACTGTCATCTGCGCTGTCACAAAGCCGGGAATCAGCGCTGGACTACTGCACTTGTTGTCGAGGCAAGCGTCATATTTCTTTCCCGCATCACACGAATCCAGCGAGAAAATTCTCTCCCGTTTTCGTTTGTTTACAGCCTGTTAACCAGACACCTCCCCGATGTCATTCAACTGTCACATTTCTGTATCAAAAGCGACATGTCGACGCTCTAGGTCACAGCCAAGGTCGAGCACGACCTCAGACATTCAGGAGAGATCCATGACTTCCGTGAAATTCACCGTCTCGGCCCTGGCCCTCATCGCTGCCTCGGCCACTGCTGCCTCGGCTCGCGACCAGATCCAGGTCTCCGGCTCCTCGACGGTGCTGCCCTATGCCACCATCGCCGCCGAAGCGTTCAGCGAGAACTCTGACTTCCCGACGCCGGTTGTTGAATCGGGTGGTTCGTCGGCTGGTCTGAAGAAGTTCTGTGAAGGCGTGGGCGACAACACGATCGACATCGCGAACTCGTCGCGTCCGATCAAAGACAGCGAGCGCGAAGCTTGCAAAGCCGCCGGCGTCGCCGACATCATGGAAGTCCGCATCGGCTATGACGGGATCGTCTTCGCCAGCGACATCGCGGGCAACTCCTTCGCCTTCACCCCGGCCGACTGGTTCAACGCGCTTTCGGCTGAAGTCGTGAAAGACGGCAAAGTCGTCAAGAACACCGCGACCAAATGGAACGAGATCCGCGCCGAGCTGCCGGATCAGGAAATCCTCGCTTTCGTTCCGGGCACCAAGCACGGCACCCGTGAAGTCTTCGAAGAGAAAGTCATCGCCGCAGGCTGCAAAGAGGCCGGTGCTGCTGACGTCTTCAAGAAAGAGCTCGGCGACGACAAAGCCAAGGAAGCCTGCATGGCGCTGCGCACCGATGGCAAATCGGTCGACATCGACGGCGACTATACCGAGACTCTGGCCCGCATCGGCTCGGCCAAGAACGGCATCGGCGTCTTCGGTCTGTCCTTCTAC
This window encodes:
- a CDS encoding MFS transporter, whose amino-acid sequence is MIRKHRALLAAILLLSLSLRPVMAVLGPVIDLIELRTGLSSAQAGLLTTLPILVMGLVALAGGTVRRVIGEKRGIAFGALCLTIACAMRLPFNSAFGMLFSAALGGLGIALTQALLPGLIKRHFGMATGTVMALYTTGIMTGSALGAASSADLARLIGWQASLALWALPALAGLIVWWLIAPADPARDPGRAPAPRLALSRLPRAWQLVVFFGLGTGSYTLVLAWLPPYYQDLGLGRETSGYMLAGLTITEVFAGLAIAAFIDRFPDRRGPLFAVLAALMLGLILLVWAPVSMAIPAMILLGIGIGSVFPLGLIVTMDHASNPEIAGDLAGFVQGWGYILASALPFVAGAIKDHFASLTQAWYLMMVGVVVMAVVTLGFSRDSYARFGARSETGGQALRG
- a CDS encoding NAD(P)/FAD-dependent oxidoreductase, whose protein sequence is MTQTASTDFLIIGGGIAGVSAAAELAPLGSTRLIEAEAHLAYHASGRSAALYEPFYGPPPMVTLSLASREGLDAAGVLSPRGVMLVVGHDDAGLLDEEAALMRMTEIDREAALAACPGLDPAKLARAALGGDAQDIDTDKLIQSYLRRAKAQGAQVELSAPATAITRRAGLWRVATPRGEFSAAVLVNAAGAWADPVAQMAGVAPKSIVPHRRSMARIAAPAGVDVSGWPMLLGARDSFYAKPDAGALIVSPGDAESTTPHDAWADDLVLAEGLARYEALMRYPVERMLANWAGLRSFAPDGAPVYGRDPDEPDFIWFAGQGGYGFQSSVAAARLIADLVAERPTDPELTRAIDPARFA
- the aroC gene encoding chorismate synthase — protein: MSFNTFGHLFRFTTWGESHGPALGATVDGCPPGIALDEAFIQQFLDRRKPGTSKHTTQRKEADEVRILSGVFEGKTTGTPIQLMIENTDQRSKDYGEIAQAFRPGHADIAYHLKYGIRDYRGGGRSSARETAARVAAGGVAQAVLRDLVPGLRITGYMTQMGALHLDRDKFDASEILNNPFFLPDASAVPAWEDYLTGIRKAQDSVGAAIEVLIEGCPAGLGAPIYAKLDTALAAAMMSINAVKGVEIGEGMGAAALTGTENADEIIMGNDGPVFLSNHAGGILGGISTGQDIVVRFSVKPTSSILTPRRTINQKGEEIELITKGRHDPCVGIRAVPIAEAMAACVILDHLLLDRAQTGGQRGHIGG
- a CDS encoding substrate-binding domain-containing protein, encoding MTSVKFTVSALALIAASATAASARDQIQVSGSSTVLPYATIAAEAFSENSDFPTPVVESGGSSAGLKKFCEGVGDNTIDIANSSRPIKDSEREACKAAGVADIMEVRIGYDGIVFASDIAGNSFAFTPADWFNALSAEVVKDGKVVKNTATKWNEIRAELPDQEILAFVPGTKHGTREVFEEKVIAAGCKEAGAADVFKKELGDDKAKEACMALRTDGKSVDIDGDYTETLARIGSAKNGIGVFGLSFYENNTDKLKVATMSGVTPSTETIASGDYPVSRPLFFYVKKAHIGQVPGLKEFAEFFVSDDIAGPTGPLAQYGLVSDPKLADTQKAVADEATMQ